In Hippopotamus amphibius kiboko isolate mHipAmp2 chromosome 6, mHipAmp2.hap2, whole genome shotgun sequence, the genomic window AGCTTTATGCCCACTATGTAAATTCTATTGGGTGTTATTGGGACAAAGGCAAAAGGCTACACTTCTTTAGAATGGTATAAAGAAAGGGAAATTGATCAAGCCCACCTGTTAGGGATCACAAAAAGCAACACAGAAGGGACTGAGCTGAAAATCAAAAGCAGAAGGGGTGGGATCAGAGAGAAGCTGAGGGGGCTCATTCTAGGAAGAGACATGTGACAAAAGCTCCAGAGGGCTGATATGGTTTGTTGTTATAGGGTAGTGTCCAGCATTTGAGGTTGACCTGCGTTATAGGGTAAGAGGAGAGGCTCTGTGAAGATGATTGGAAACATACAATGCCTTActgaggaatttggattttatgctgaaggaaatgagaaaatatcgCTTCCTATAAAGGTGTTTGCAATCACCTGACCTGAGTAGAACTGAGGTGTGGGAAGGGGCAATGAACACTGCACAGATATTAGTTGACTGATAACGATACTGTGGTGAAAACCTGTGGGGAAACTAAAATAAGCACATTTTATCCTGAAATGTGTACAGTTTTTCATAACCTCACAAACCAAAAGCCGTGCCAGTGGATTCAGGGAAGACTGGGATatagatgaataaaaataagcattttaataattaatCTTATGATGGGCTTTGGAATTAACACTCGTGCTTTTAAGAGGCCCAATATATTCTTATACTGGACCCCTGGCTGAGCTGAATTCTATCACTAAAAATTACTTCCCCTAAGTACTGATCCCTGGTTGATGAGCTTGAGAAATGTGGGTTTATTGATCTGTGAGTGTTCATCTGTTTACTAGGTCCTGACATATCAGACAGAAAATCTCCAGTTTCTTGCATTCTGTAAAGCGCCTCCAGGTGATCAGCTCTATGCACAGGTCTGTCTCGGGCTCTCAGGTGGCAGGAAGCATGAGTCCAATACTTATACTTGATGTTTCCTGTCACCCTAGGCTAATATCTTGGTGTAGATTAATCTAAATATTTACCGCTTAACCatatgaataaagtcactatgtaatcctttaaaaacagaatgtttctGAGGTGCCTGTACTGAGCCTGTGGTACCTCAGCCTAATAAAAATTTCCAGCTTAATGAATGATGGCACTGCACAAGACCCTACACCCTATCTTTTGGCCCAAAGCTTGATCCATTACAACAAGCAGGGTTTCTTAACATTATTAGTAGTCCATGCTAATAGCATGAGTCTGGATTTTGAGGAAATAtctggtaccttttttttttttttttaaaaaaacctcttctTAGAAAACATTGCAACCAaccattcacagagttgtacttTATGGCTTATTCAGAACTGTCATTTAGACTCTGATTTGGGCCTTAAATACTTTGGGCTGATAATGCTATCACAGGGTGAAGAAACACTGTGGGAGTTTTTAATTGCACTCTAATAATGCAGACAAGAATTGATGAATTGGACATCTGTGCCAGAGTGTATGTATTGCAAAACAAGTTTCTACTGGTGCTGTAATGTTTAAATTGAAAATTAGCCTCTTGTTGTTAAGATGATCATATTACCTGAAAGCATCCCGAGTCTACATTTGTTCTGCTAGTTATTATTCAGtatttatggaaaaaatttaaTCTTGGCACTGTGAAGAGACTtgaaaaaggaatattatgaGGTTCAAAGCTCTCTGTTTTGGGATATTGTGTGTTCTCTTTGCCTCTTATATTAACCCATAATGAGCAAGATTGAAGAATGCTGGAAAGTAATGGCCTTGGATGCAGTTGCTAAAACTTGTGCATCTGTGGTaagattaacatttttttctcctggatATTGGGATGCTTTGTTGACTAAAAATCAGTGCTTATAAACTTTCtattaattactattttaaaacaatcattGCTTGTTTGTCAGAATAAATCAACTACATAAAATTAAGTAAGTAAATGTTGCTACATCCgtgcagaagagagagaattctTGCTTGCAAGGATTTTATGTCTAAATGTAAAGACACCGTAACTCTTCTATGTGCATGAGAAGTTCTAACTCACCTACTACAACCCACTgaacaatttattattattactacaatTGTATAGATCaagaaattgaagcacagagagtaatTTGCTTAAGGTCATACAGCCAGTAAATGATGGTAAAAGAAGCTGGTCTAGAAAAATGGGCACAGATTTGGCTTTGACATTTACTGGCTGCAACTTAGAGTTTTGGCAAACTTCCTCATCATTAAACTATAGGAATTAAATGTTCTCTAAGTCCCTGTAATACCTTAAACTCTTTAGAATGATTGTAGTAATAAAGGCTGTTTGATATGCAATTGGCCATATAACTTTTAAGGTTTTTCTTTGGAGTTAACCATACAGTGACATGTCACAAAGGTCCTAGAGATGCTGGTTAGAAATACCAAAAAGAGCTTTTTTCAATGATATCAGATATGGGATTGTGGGAGTAGGGGTGGGGTATGAAGGAcatgaatccatttggagttgaaaACCAGGACATTTGAATCATTAGTAGTGTgatcataaaattttttattaaataaaatgaacaataaaaaatgaaaatataacagcACGgctacaagaaaaaattaaagattgtATAAGACATGGAAATTTTTTAGGTAAAAAATTTACaattaagaaataattacaacagtttattgtaaaaaataaaaaaataaaaagttgaaaaaaaaacctgccaattAATTGACAACTTTTGAATGATATAGTTCTTAAtctaaaatacagaatatttgagatttttaaaggCAACAGATTTATGTAATAAGATCTATACAGATCCAAAtctattatttggaaataattcttACAATTTCCTATTTCTGTTAGCTTAtgttgtttatgttttgtttttaaattttctgtttgtatgcatttaatgttatttcaagatgaaaatgcttaattttgttttgttcctaCACACTATGAGTTTTGAAAATATGGGAATTATGAGATATGAAGAGCTTATTTCCATGATAATCAAGCTGGATTATACCCAACCACTTTCAAATGAATATATCACCGTGACTGACACAGCTTTTAATGACATTTCAGTATGTTTGTACTTGCCAAAGACAAAGTCAGAAACCCCAAGACGAGCTGTAATCTACATTCATGGTGGTGCTCTTTGTTTTGGAAGTTGCAGTTTGTCATATGAGGAAAAAGTCTAGCTGGCTGTATAATTTTAACacaggaaatatttaatatttaatataaatatacgTACTTACGTATACAAGCATATGTGCATACTTatgtgtataatatgtatatgtattgctATAAATACTAGATAGCTAATGAAGAGATAGATATAGACATGTATGGCAATAAAATATCGTGGAAATTGTGACTTctggctttgttttattttttggtaagcTTTTTCTTCTCCTCAGCTTTTATATTGAAAGAAATTACATGAAATGAAAGTAGAACATGAACAGATTagtaaaactttttatctttgggTTAAGAATATATTCAGGAGCATAAACACTGAAGTGATGCAGATGTTGAAGCATACATTGTTGGTGGCTACAAGATTAAGTTTGTAGGTACTGGTTATAATAATGCTAACAGTGGCGAAGCTTAGAATGGTAGCTAATCTTGATTCTAAAAGGAGAACACAAAATAGAACTGCATTATAATAAGCTCTTCTCATGAAGTCTAGTTTGCCTACTTATCTCTGGTGATGATTCTAAGAGGCATATACAGcagattcaaaacaaaaacatgtataaATTTACGTTTAGAAAAACTTTGGAAAGCTATCATAGAATGGTGCTGGTATATGGGAGGCCACTATTCTATTTtactaaaacaaaattaaacaaatgaatagaaTTGAAGAAAGATAAACAAGTaataaatcaattattttttaaatttattattattattttaccttttgtctttctctaagcctcatttgGTTCTAATTAGTTTGAGAAACTTATAAAGGTTGCAATGTAGCAAGTGACACTTAACCAAATATTAGTATTGAGGATTAGTCAAAGGGAAAATAAGCATGGAAAATTAAGGAGACACAAAGCCTCAAATTAATATGCAGAATGCTAAAATGATTAGGTTGCAATTTTGGCTTTCTGGTTTTCTCCTCCCTAGCTTTCTGACAATTGGAAAAAACACATAATAAGTTACCAATTTCACAGTGACTTgtcaaaagaaaatgatttgtgTGACTCAAATAGAGGTTAAAGTTTTTATTCAGTTGTCAAGCCTCAGGGAACATTTGAAGAGCACATGACTCCTCAGTTGAGGAAGGATAATGGTGtgtggggctttttttttaaaggttgggaAAAACTGAGTGTGTGTCCTTGTAGTTTCAGTTCAGGCAGCATATTCAACTTTAATGGAAACTCATGGTTGGGGGTGGGACCTGTGTTTATGTCCCTTGCTTGGTTTGGTTGGTGGAATCCTGAAAGCCAGTGTAATATTATTGCTTTCGCAAGGCTCATATTTTGCCAGCCACTCAAAGTTTACATGGTAGGGAAGGTAGGCAGTAATACAGTAAAAATAAGGGTGCAAATGTAGAAGACCAAGAGAAACAGGGACCCTCTATCATGTTTGTTTTATCCTTTTTACAGTgtataaagtgaaaaatgaataaaatacaaaactgGGCAATTTCCAAACTTGGAGATGAGAATCTGGCCTTAGAAAAAGACTTTCTATTATATGATGAACATCTTAAAACTCTTCTTACAGTCAGCTATTGGTTTTTATGATCATCCTTATACATATAGGCTAATAACATGACTCCAAGACGTGTAATTAGTAATATCAATGCTAGAAGTAGGTAACAGGTTGCAGTAAAGCTAAAGACTCTGTAAGACTGTGATTCAGAGGTGAATTCTATAGTACCTCAGGAAGCAGATGATCTATATGTCCTTCAGGAATCCTCATAAAGGTTGTTTTCCTTCCCGATGATtttggaagaaactgaaaaagtgaATTCTAAAGCACACACTGTGACAAGGAAGGGAAGAACAGTCATTCTCTACAGTCAGTAAGGTATGAAGTCTTAAGATAGTGCTTCTCGAAGTTTAGTGCCTCAGAATCAGCTATCCGACTTGTTAAAAGATTGTTGGGTCCTCACTTGTGGAATTTTGAATTCAGTAAGTCTACGGTGGGCTCTGGATAATTTGCATTTCAAATGATAAATCAGTGTCCAGTTACTGCTGGTGCTGTGGGTCCAGACAGCACACTAGGCTAGCCTCCCTCTGGTGATCATTGCCACCGGGGGGCCCTACTCTGGCTCAGAAATCCTGTTCAGAGTATCCaggcagctctctctctctctctcattcctgtCAATGAAGATTCTGAGCCTGATCGCTCCAGGTTCCTAGTGCCTCCCAGTCAACTAGAGATCAAGCTGATTGCTCTTTCAGAGGAAATAGAGGATATGAGGGATTGTACGCGCTCAAATTTTTGAACCTTTCTTCCTTAGCTCAGTTCCCCCTTCTGTAAGTTTGTTACCAACCATCCTCATCTCTAGCTCCCCTCCTTCTAATACTCTCACAGGAAGAGGTATCTCCTCTCTTGACATAAttagtctttcttcttttgtgtgaTATCGCATGGCTCTTATCCTATTATGACTTCATCAGAGTATGTCCATCAATCCTCTGtcttaatgttttttgttttttaattttgagatgacTCCCCCTAAACACGTTATGGTCATTCTTACCTTGAAAAAAATTTCCCTACTTGATCATGAATTCCTCTCTCTGATTAGtcccttctcattttcctttccttctcagatTAATTTCCATACATATAAGCTCTAGTCCTTCCCTATCTCCTTGTGTTCCCGCTTTTAACGAATTCCTCAAGCTCCGTAAGCCATTGCATTTGATGAAGGccactcttttttcctctttgacaTTTGCTGCTCCTCCCTTTGTTTTCTGTGACAAAATATCCCCTAGATTTCCTCTGCCCATCATTGTTTTCCCAGTCAAtcagtctctctccttctctttctgtctctctctcaatctccCCTTGCCCCACCCATCTctcatttcaaaacaaaacaaacaaaataatggaGTTTCCATATTTATTCATCAGTGCTCTCCTCCCCCAGAATTCTCTCCCTATCTTCCGGTTTAGATTCTATACACTGTCTTTTTCAGTCTCTCATCTTCTCCAAATACCCACATGCTACTGACATCCAGTCCTGAATGCCCTTCTCTGACACTATTCCTGAGTTCTGGGTCTATGTGTTTAATTACCAATTAGACAATTACAGTCAGACGAACCACAGACATCACAAGCTCAACATGACCAAACACAATTCATGTAACACTTATGTCCAAACAGCCTTagacaacaaacaaataagaaactaCCATCCACCCAAAAGAGTATCTCATCCTCTTGGATGCTTTCAGTAAATAACAATGGTCAGTTTTTTTACTGTTCCTTAGCCCTCGCATTAAATTACCATCTTCTACTCACTACACTTCTGAACATCTTGAACTCATTAACACAATTTATGTTATTTCATGATCTTTTACAGATACTCCTTTCTGATGTCTCTTCCTGTTTCCTGCTCAACTTTATTTTCTATACTTGGGCCTCTGATCATGTCATGATTATTGTGACATGTTAGAAAAAGGCTTCGTCTGAATTCTTCAGTGATTCTCATCAGTGaatgaaataaatctttagaATAGCATTCAGATTTCCGGGTTCTTACATTCTTTAACTTTTTCTTGCAAACACTCCTCTCTATAGTTTTGTTTCTACCATTCTGAGCTGCTGTAATTCCCCAAACACTCCATGTATTCTTAGAAATCTTTCTCTGACTGTGATTTGCTAGAATGCTCTTCCCACTGAATTCAAGAAATCTCTTACTCGCCCTTTCATATTCAGATAAAGtactattgtgtgtgtgtgtgtgtgtgcgcgtgcgtgtgcgtgtgtgtagtcTTTCCTGGCTTTAAAAGACTAGCAGTGTTTCTATGTGTCCTTTGCAGCTTATATGTGCCAGATACCAACAATCCTTGTTTTGTTTCATCACTGTGTTGCACGTTTGTTTAGAATTTCCCCAGTAAGTGGCATCACCCCTTAGTATCTAACAAAGCACTTTCCATACAATGAACGTTCAACAAATgtcttttggaaaagaaaatatattgtatgACTAAAAGGGacttctgttgttgatttcttgAGGGTTTATTATCCACAATGTTTTCCCAGtactattttgtctttttcatcaCCTAAATGTTTCCAATAAATTCAATTTAatctataatttaatttatattagatATAAGGTGGTCAGAATACTCCAAAGAGATGCTTTAATGCCACTAACATTTTTATAAGGTCTATGAAATATGTAAGTGTTCATATACATATTACCTGGAACTTCAGTAACCACAAGAGAAATACCCACAAATGGAGATTTGAAAAATCCTTAGAAGTATTCCTGATTGTTAGATTGATTTCTCCTTCATTGATAAGGTCAATGATTATAACCAGTAGTTCCTAAAATTATCAGAATTATTTTCAGAGCACAATGTTACAACATTCTGCTCAGCTGAATTCCAGTTGTGTCTTTTTTCTATGTCTTggttttatatttgcatattatttGTTTGTAGATTTGCCAGAACTTATATAAATAACCTATAAAGGTCTTAGATGGTTTCTATTTTGTacagattaggacacagacactaCTACTATTCTCTGGTATTTGCaaatttcaatttcctttcttcatttttctagacttccatattttcttctttaaaacttGTGAAAATTGCTTTCAGAactaagaaatataagaaaatatttctctagGAAACTTTTTACATACTTTTGAAGTTGTTGTTTTTCAGCATTTatcccattattttcttttttgtatcgtGGTTTTACAAGTGATACAAATTCAATAAATGgacataaaagagagaaaaacatgagCCAATaagttatatgaaaaaatattgtatgaGTTTGAACAGTTAGAGATAAtgaatgggaaacaaaaaaattaactgaccTTTGTTATAagtaaaaaatattggaagaaagaaatgaagacaggtTTGAAATATGTCACTGAGAGTTTTAAATATGAGGGTCAGAGGTCTCTATATCTCGTATATTTTAGTGTTCACCTGTGCATTGCCTAGTCTTACAAATTATCAACTTAATCTTTAATGAAAACATCATGTTTTCTACCTCAGAGATTAGAgcatttacttttctgttttcacaGTTGTTACACAGCCAGTATGTAATTAGCTTTTACTTTGAAGTTTTGTTAATGTGCAGGAAACACCTTAGAAATGTTTGGCATTTGATCACGATTCTAGAATTCTCTGAATTTTTAGGATCTTGTGGTAAATAAAGTAATAGCAAGTGTCATAGACTTGCCAAAGGGTTGTGACCAGGGCACTGGTAAAGTGGATTTGTGGTACCTCAggagagaggtgtgtgtgtgtgtgtgcccatacTGGAAGGAGAGCCAATGGCTTGTGTGCCCAGCATGCCAAAATGCATGTGTACATCTGAGTCCACACACTGACTTGCCAGAACCTCTCTCAAAGTCTAGCTGCTTTTCATTAGACTCTGTCTTAAATGCCAAGGTTCTTGGACCATTTCATCATGTGGGATATTCAAAGAATGTGGAGGTTTGGAAGGAACCACATTATTCAGTGTTGTGGTTTTAGGCATTCAATACCTCTATTACTTTCTTTCTCCCCTGAAATCTGAACCAGTTGAAAGATCATATACAAAATTCAAGTAAACGTAAGTGAAAACATAACCATTATTTCTAAAGAAGGCTTTGGAGAATGTGCATTTAGGTATATATGTCACTCCAGTTAGATTAACCCATCTGTTTTGTCTATGAAACTTGCTGCCTGGAGGAGCAGAGCAGAAGAAAACACAACAGGCCACAAAAGGCTCTTGGGAGGATCATTGTGTGCAGACAGCAGATGGCAGGAGAAAAGTAGAATGGGCTGAACCTAACTTCTCTCCCTCAAAACACCAATTAATAAAGTCATCTTTGTTGGCCCCTGGAGAGCCTGACTGAAGAGACACTCCTGCCGAGTGCGTCGTGCTGATTCAGGTCCCACTGCATAGAAACAGGGGTAGGAAATAAAGTTCCTGTGTAGCCCTCACAAATCACATTTCTCTCTAAGTTCATAGCTATAatcatttctgttgctttttaattACAGGGAGTACTTTGACACTATTTCTTCATTTCAGAGCAGAAGGCTTTTGACTTCCTGAACAGATGGATGGCAAACAAACTTGATGTTGTTGTTGCGGGACTGGAGTAAGagaatggtttttgtttgtttgtttttggttgctGTGATTTTTTGCCTTCACCAAGTATAGGTCTGATTTCCAAATCAAGTCAGTTATGCctcagatagatttttttttcaattaatgtattttatttgtcaTCATTGCAACACAGACCATTCCTCAAAGGGGTCCAGTATCTCATTATTCTCCTTTGATCGAAGGAATTTCTGAGTGACACCCCAGGGTGAGCATTTTTGGAAAAGACTATTGCTCTAGACACATAAAACTCAGGTCCCATAAGGCCCTAATTATGCCCCAAGTAACTTAGCTAGATAGGAAGAAGTGAATAAACCATTACATGTTGGGATGGTAGGCTGTATTGGGGCTAATAATAGAATGCTTTATGTTAGAATAATTCTTGTTTAGAAGTAATAGAGGAAGTAAAGTTTGGGAACAACTGAGAATTTTAAGCCACTCTTATGGAAAGTGACCTTACATTCTGTATTTTTCTAGAGCATACCAGAATGTCTTAGGACAGGTCAGTGTTTTTTCACTCATGCTGGTATAATCTGGATTTCTGAAGCCAACATTCTCaggaggaatttttttcttccccccttcCTTGGTCCATAGTAACAAAAGCATATTTAGAGACTGCTAATCCAACAGTTCTTAGATGACATAGGGACATAGTTGTGACATTTgtgttgttggtggtggtattTTAGGTGGAAGCTATGGAAGTTTAGAGAGAAAACTTAGTTAAAAAAATGATCTAAACAGTAATTGCAGTCATTGTCGTTACGGTTACTTATAGTACAAGGAAGAACTTCTGTTTTCAGGGATATTTCTAATTTATAATgttaggatatttttctttctacctccATAGCTTTTGAAGTAATCTAAATCTTATagattttaaatctgttttaataGTGATACTTTGTGCCTGGCTTATATAGTCTATCAAATCCTTATgatttgttcttttctctgaaaagTTTAAATGTGCTGCAGTTAAGGTAATAGATACGAACATCTTTTTGGTACATACCTATGTTTAAATTATActttgtttaggattttctaagtacaagttataaaaatttaagaatcatCTCACCAACATTTAATGTTAAGTACAGATATTTACAAATTTTAGCATtctgaagaacaaaaaagaaaaagttagccCTGAGAACAGATTAATAGAAGTACTCTCCTGTTTTTACTGATTCATGTATATGGGAGGGGAAATCCATTTCTATCCATTAAAGGAATGATGTGATAGTTTACTGTACAAATGAATTTACCAGAAACAAGCAAGCTCTCTAGCGtatctaaatattatttatatttcaaaaattttatctaGAATCAACTCCTGGGCATTATCCATGATGAAGCATGTGCATTGCCAGTGTGTAGAATTTTTATCTaatgactttgaaaaaaataggaCACTTGCCTAGAGTATGCTCTCAGATCGGCTGCCTTCAAAAACCCatggtgctattttttttttttaatgcttcgaTGGCTTGTTATATTTAGAATATAGTATAAGCTATAGAGCATCTCCAATCCAAAATGTACTTGGACTACAATTTATGCTTATATTCTCAGGGAGTTTATAACACTCTCCTTACTCCTCACAGGCAATGTCATTCTTGGACCTTAGAAACAAGGTTGAAAACCTTAATACCAATTTTTAGTCTTTCATATAAGAAATTAGCAAAGAACTCAGTTTTGGTATTTCGAAGATTAAACTAGAGAGTGTGGTGTTAAATTGCATCCATTTGGTATTTGAAAGCTACATGCACAGATACAGCCATAAATGgtactttcaaaaattatttacataaattgttcttttttaaaggtaTAGACTAGCTCCTCAACACTACTTTCCTGCTCAGTTTGAAGATAGCATCACTGCAGTCAAGTTTTTTCTTCAGGATAAAATTCTTACAAAATATGCACTGGATCCAACCTGAATCTGTGTTTTAGGAGACAGTGCTGGGGACACCTTAGCAGCGGCAGTCACTCAACAGGTACATTATATCTCTTTATACTGGGAGATGGAGATCAaagctcattttttttccatgcagACACCCAGTTCTTCTAGCACCATTCgttgaaaagaccatcctttctcATTAGATTACAATAATGCTTGAGTCTAAAGTCAATTGACCATAATGTGACTATTTCTgacttctctcttctgttccattgatctatatgtctatccttatgctaaTACTATGCTgacttcaactttgttctttttttcaaaattgtttctaGTGTTGCATgtcttttccataaaaattttaggatattttgtcAGTTTCTAAAAAAGAAAGGCTAATAGAATTTTGATTGGTATTGCATGATATCTATAAATTTGGGGAGGCTTGACATCTTACTATTATTGAGACTTCCAATTAATGCATAAGGTCCTCTTCAATTTCCTCAGAAATAGTTTACTTTTTTAGTATTGAAGTCttgcaaatcttttctcaaatttattcctgagttattttggaaaaatttcatCTACAATAATATTTTCCAAACGTTTATTGACAGTATATAggaatacatttcatttttactttggtGTTTCCAATCATATCCTTGAAAGTTTCACTTATaaattctaggttttttttttttttaattttctaggatTTTCTACACAAACAATCATATCTTCTGTAACCAGAGACAGTTTTAATTCCTCCTTTCCTATCTTTATGCTTTGATTTTCCCTTGTTAATTAGTGTACTGGCTAAGGCTACCACGACATTATTGATTATAATTACCTTGCTCTAGATCTTAGCAGGACTTTGTTCACACTTCACTAATAAACATCTGAAGAATTTTCCTAGTTGGCTTTTGTCAGAGTGAAagtcccttctattcctagtttgctgacaGTTTTtgcataaatgggtattgaattagttatatgtttttaatgcatctattgaaatgatgatgtgatttttctcctttattccttcAATGTGGTAAGTTATAGCAATTGACTTTCAGATCTTAAACAACTCTTGTAGTATTCCAGGCATGAGCCTCACTTGGTTATGgtgaattgaaattttaatatattgttggttTTCACGTCCTAAAATCAAAAATTTTGTGGCTTTTGAGGGATTTATtcctatttattaaaaattttttgtcagGTTTTGAGATAAGTGTTTTATTGGCCTCATTATATCATTTGGGAAGTTTACCAACTCCTCCCTGAAAAGAGAAATTCTTTCctcttaaatttgaaaataaaatactcagggTTGGAGTACTTGAAGGAAGATTATacacatatgtttatattttatataaacatatacacatgcaaatatatatatacacacacatgtatatacacatatgcataaacCTATATATGTAAGCCAATCTGTGAca contains:
- the AADACL2 gene encoding LOW QUALITY PROTEIN: arylacetamide deacetylase-like 2 (The sequence of the model RefSeq protein was modified relative to this genomic sequence to represent the inferred CDS: inserted 2 bases in 2 codons; substituted 2 bases at 2 genomic stop codons) encodes the protein MRFKALCFGILCVLFASXYXPIMSKIEECWKVMALDAVAKTCASVVRLTFFSPGYWDALLTKNHFENMGIMRYEELISMIIKLDYTQPLSNEYITVTDTAFNDISVCLYLPKTKSETPRRAVIYIHGGALCFGSCKQKAFDFLNRWMANKLDVVVAGLEYRLAPQHYFPAQFEDSITAVKFFLQDKILTKYALDPTXICVLGDSAGDTLAAAVTQQVQSDLEIKHKIKIQALLYPCLQLIDTYLPSYQENEHGIMVTRDIAIRLIRLHLTKDERFHQAMRRNQRMLLESRHLFKFVNWSALLPKRYRKDHVYTEPILGRSSYSLPALMNIRVSPLLASDSQLQNLPSTYTLTCEYDLLRDDGLMHVSRLQNVGVQVAHDHLEDGFRAALSFXTSPLYLNLGLIIRDMYVSWLDKNL